In a genomic window of Cytobacillus sp. FSL H8-0458:
- a CDS encoding TetR/AcrR family transcriptional regulator, whose translation MSADRKQQILEAATKSFSLFGYKATTMDQVAKLANVGKGTIYNFFKNKEELFDEIIHTLITEMKNAADEALDPSLPFHKNVHRGLYKILEFRMEHQLTIKLFQEAKEMGTPAVTDVIGKVEDAIIKYVKDKVTHAIERGEIRECDPELTSFVMLKLYIALIFDWEQRHEPLEKEKIALLFEQYIMKGLSN comes from the coding sequence ATGTCAGCAGATCGGAAACAGCAGATTCTTGAAGCAGCCACAAAATCATTTTCTCTTTTTGGCTATAAAGCAACCACTATGGACCAGGTTGCAAAGCTTGCGAACGTTGGAAAAGGCACTATATATAATTTCTTTAAAAATAAAGAAGAGCTGTTTGATGAAATTATCCATACGCTCATCACGGAAATGAAAAATGCAGCTGATGAAGCGCTTGATCCTTCTTTGCCCTTTCATAAAAATGTTCATCGGGGATTGTATAAAATACTTGAATTCCGCATGGAGCATCAGCTGACAATCAAGCTTTTCCAGGAAGCAAAGGAAATGGGAACTCCTGCTGTTACAGATGTAATTGGGAAAGTGGAGGATGCGATAATAAAATATGTAAAAGACAAAGTTACGCATGCCATTGAAAGAGGAGAAATCAGGGAATGCGATCCGGAACTGACTTCCTTTGTCATGCTTAAGCTTTATATTGCTCTTATTTTTGATTGGGAGCAGCGTCATGAACCTTTGGAAAAAGAAAAAATAGCTCTTCTGTTTGAGCAATACATTATGAAAGGATTATCGAACTAG
- the hemY gene encoding protoporphyrinogen oxidase yields MQGERQKVIVAGGGITGLAAAYYLQKEAKEKGLALDVKLIEASHRLGGKIQTILRDGFVIERGPDSFLARKQSASRLAREAGLEKELVRNTSGKSYVLVRQRLYPMPGGSIMGIPTQIAPFITTGLFSPAGKARAAADFVLPRSNPSTDQSLGVFFRRRLGDEVVDNLIEPLLSGIYAGDIDQLSLMATFPQFYQVEQKYRSLILGMKKAAGSQPKQAGNSKGKEGMFLTFKSGLQSLVDALESKLEPGTVLKGHRIEAVIKNGESYTVEMNGGESLNADSIVMAVPHHSLCSIFSGWGLFEQFKEMPSTSVATVALAFPEDAIERDIDGTGFVVSRHSDYTITACTWTHKKWPHSTPEGKVLLRCYVGKAGDEAVVDLSDDQIVKVVLDDLNKTMNINMNPDFSYVTRWKDSMPQYTVGHKERVGLAKKQAQDKVPGIFLAGSSFDGLGVPDCIDQAEEAVRNTLEYLKSNKQKAVRV; encoded by the coding sequence GTGCAGGGAGAGAGACAGAAAGTTATTGTTGCCGGAGGAGGAATTACGGGTCTTGCTGCAGCTTACTATCTGCAGAAGGAAGCTAAAGAAAAGGGCTTGGCTCTGGACGTTAAGCTCATAGAGGCTTCACATCGCCTTGGCGGCAAGATTCAAACAATACTACGAGACGGTTTTGTGATCGAAAGAGGGCCAGATTCCTTTTTGGCCCGTAAGCAAAGTGCTTCCCGCCTTGCCAGGGAAGCGGGCCTGGAAAAGGAACTTGTGAGAAATACATCCGGCAAGTCCTATGTACTTGTAAGGCAGCGACTGTATCCAATGCCTGGCGGATCCATCATGGGCATCCCGACACAGATTGCTCCCTTTATTACAACCGGCTTATTCTCTCCTGCAGGAAAGGCAAGAGCTGCGGCAGATTTTGTGCTGCCGCGTTCCAATCCTTCCACTGATCAGTCTCTGGGTGTCTTTTTCAGAAGAAGGCTTGGTGACGAAGTTGTCGATAACTTGATTGAACCGCTTCTCTCTGGCATATATGCAGGCGATATTGATCAATTGAGCCTTATGGCCACCTTCCCGCAGTTTTATCAGGTTGAGCAGAAGTATAGAAGTTTAATTCTGGGAATGAAAAAGGCTGCAGGATCTCAGCCGAAACAAGCCGGAAACAGCAAGGGCAAAGAAGGAATGTTTCTTACTTTCAAATCAGGACTTCAATCACTGGTCGATGCTCTCGAAAGCAAGCTTGAACCTGGAACTGTACTGAAAGGCCATCGCATTGAAGCGGTTATTAAGAATGGCGAAAGCTATACCGTTGAAATGAATGGAGGAGAAAGCCTTAATGCAGATTCCATAGTTATGGCTGTTCCCCACCATTCTTTGTGCAGCATTTTCTCCGGCTGGGGACTTTTTGAGCAGTTTAAAGAAATGCCGTCCACTTCAGTGGCAACTGTAGCTCTGGCTTTTCCAGAGGATGCGATTGAAAGGGATATAGACGGAACGGGTTTTGTTGTTTCACGCCACAGTGATTACACCATTACTGCCTGTACCTGGACACATAAAAAATGGCCTCATTCTACACCCGAAGGAAAAGTGCTTCTGCGCTGTTACGTAGGCAAAGCTGGTGATGAAGCAGTTGTGGACCTGTCAGATGATCAAATTGTTAAAGTTGTGCTTGATGACTTAAATAAAACAATGAATATTAATATGAATCCTGATTTTAGTTATGTAACAAGATGGAAGGATTCAATGCCTCAGTATACCGTTGGACATAAAGAGCGCGTCGGATTGGCAAAGAAACAGGCGCAGGATAAGGTGCCGGGCATTTTTCTGGCAGGAAGTTCATTTGACGGTCTTGGTGTTCCTGACTGCATAGATCAAGCAGAAGAGGCAGTTCGAAATACACTAGAATACCTGAAGAGCAACAAGCAAAAAGCTGTCCGTGTGTGA
- the hemH gene encoding ferrochelatase, whose protein sequence is MSKKRMGLLVMAYGTPYKEEDIERYYTHIRRGRKPSEEMLEDLRSRYEAIGGISPLAEITKDQAEKLEQHLNEIQDEYEFKMYIGLKHIEPFIEDAVKQMHEDGIEEAVSIVLAPHFSTFSVKSYNGRAKEEAAKLGGLEIRSVESWYKEPKFIKYWADRVKETFDKMPADEKDSAVLIVSAHSLPEKILQSGDPYPHQLQETADFIAEQAGVKNYAVGWQSAGNTPEPWLGPDVQDLTRDLYENKGYKAFVYTPVGFVSDHLEVLYDNDYECKVVTDELGASYYRPEMPNSQPEFIDAMSDAIFKLLNS, encoded by the coding sequence ATGAGTAAAAAGAGAATGGGTTTACTTGTAATGGCTTATGGAACTCCCTACAAGGAAGAAGACATTGAGCGTTACTATACACATATCCGCAGGGGAAGAAAGCCTTCTGAGGAAATGCTTGAAGATTTAAGAAGCAGGTATGAAGCGATCGGCGGAATTTCACCGCTTGCAGAAATTACTAAAGATCAGGCTGAAAAACTTGAACAGCATTTAAATGAAATTCAGGATGAATATGAATTCAAAATGTATATTGGCTTAAAGCATATTGAACCATTCATAGAAGATGCGGTTAAACAAATGCATGAGGATGGAATTGAAGAAGCTGTCAGCATTGTTCTTGCGCCTCATTTCTCAACCTTCAGCGTGAAATCATATAACGGCAGAGCTAAAGAAGAGGCCGCAAAGCTTGGCGGTCTTGAAATAAGGTCAGTTGAAAGCTGGTATAAAGAGCCTAAGTTTATTAAATATTGGGCTGATCGGGTAAAGGAAACATTCGATAAAATGCCTGCTGACGAAAAAGATTCAGCAGTGTTAATTGTTTCTGCACACAGTTTGCCCGAAAAGATTCTGCAATCCGGGGATCCATATCCGCACCAGCTGCAGGAAACCGCTGACTTCATAGCCGAACAGGCAGGTGTCAAAAACTATGCTGTCGGCTGGCAAAGTGCAGGAAACACACCTGAGCCATGGCTTGGGCCTGATGTGCAGGATTTGACAAGAGATCTTTATGAAAATAAAGGCTACAAGGCATTCGTTTACACACCTGTAGGGTTTGTGTCAGATCATCTTGAAGTGCTGTACGATAATGACTATGAATGCAAAGTTGTCACTGATGAGCTGGGAGCAAGCTATTACCGCCCTGAAATGCCAAATTCTCAGCCTGAGTTCATTGATGCGATGTCAGATGCCATATTTAAATTGCTGAATAGTTAA
- the hemE gene encoding uroporphyrinogen decarboxylase, whose protein sequence is MTNSFNDTFLKAARGEQTEHVPVWYMRQAGRSQPEYRAIKEKYSLFEITHQPELCAYVTRLPVEQYNNDAAILYKDIMSPLPAIGVDVEIKSGIGPVISNPIRSKADVEKLGEINPEEDVPYVLDTIKLLTQEQLTVPLIGFAGAPFTLASYMIEGGPSKNYNKTKAFMYAEPEAWFALMDKLGEMTIIYVKSQVKAGAKAIQIFDSWVGALNVEDYRYFIKPVMNRIFSALKEENVPLIMFGVGASHLALEWHDLPLDVVGLDWRLPIQEARAKGITKTVQGNLDPAILLAPWEVIEEKAKAILDQGMAQPGYIFNLGHGVFPGVNPDTLKKLTAFIHEYSASKLSK, encoded by the coding sequence ATGACGAACTCATTTAATGATACATTTCTGAAGGCAGCAAGGGGAGAACAGACAGAGCATGTTCCTGTATGGTACATGCGCCAGGCTGGCCGCTCACAGCCGGAGTATAGAGCAATTAAAGAAAAATACTCCCTATTCGAAATTACACACCAGCCTGAGCTTTGTGCTTATGTAACAAGGCTGCCGGTAGAGCAGTATAACAATGATGCTGCCATTCTTTATAAAGACATTATGTCACCGCTTCCAGCCATTGGTGTGGATGTGGAAATTAAATCAGGAATCGGCCCTGTTATATCAAATCCAATCCGTTCCAAAGCAGATGTAGAGAAGCTTGGTGAAATTAATCCGGAAGAGGATGTTCCATATGTCCTGGATACTATTAAGCTTCTTACTCAAGAGCAGCTGACTGTTCCTCTTATCGGTTTTGCAGGTGCTCCGTTTACTCTTGCAAGTTATATGATTGAAGGCGGGCCATCGAAGAATTACAACAAAACGAAAGCATTTATGTATGCAGAACCTGAAGCCTGGTTTGCTTTAATGGATAAGCTTGGGGAAATGACTATTATCTACGTGAAGTCCCAAGTCAAAGCAGGTGCAAAAGCCATCCAGATTTTCGATTCATGGGTTGGTGCCTTGAATGTGGAAGATTACCGCTATTTTATTAAGCCGGTAATGAATCGCATTTTCTCTGCCTTGAAAGAAGAGAATGTTCCGCTGATCATGTTCGGTGTAGGAGCAAGCCATCTGGCATTGGAGTGGCACGATCTGCCGCTTGATGTAGTGGGGCTTGATTGGAGACTTCCGATTCAGGAAGCAAGGGCAAAAGGCATCACCAAAACAGTTCAGGGTAATCTTGACCCTGCCATTCTCCTTGCACCTTGGGAGGTTATCGAGGAAAAAGCAAAAGCTATTCTTGATCAGGGGATGGCTCAGCCGGGTTATATTTTCAACCTTGGACACGGTGTTTTCCCGGGGGTTAATCCAGATACATTAAAGAAATTAACTGCTTTTATTCATGAATACTCTGCCTCAAAATTAAGCAAATAG
- a CDS encoding antibiotic biosynthesis monooxygenase family protein, with the protein MKLYMARGTYDFLKKIEEKHPDENMVTMQNTDSALLIHETSGASIFKEPSSYEIIDSSGTFTDARFAVLNNIPVTDEGRPLFEHRFKNRAGFIENEPGFAAIRVLRPLESNTYIILTLWRDEKSFKNWQNSKAYEKAHEKRGTESGIDKTPNIFSSPSYVTQYYIPEEE; encoded by the coding sequence ATGAAGCTTTATATGGCCAGAGGAACTTACGATTTTTTGAAAAAAATTGAGGAAAAGCACCCTGATGAAAACATGGTTACAATGCAGAATACTGATAGTGCCTTATTAATTCATGAAACTTCAGGCGCCTCCATCTTTAAGGAGCCCAGTTCCTATGAAATAATTGATTCTTCCGGAACTTTCACTGATGCAAGATTTGCAGTTCTGAACAACATACCCGTTACAGATGAAGGCAGGCCGCTTTTTGAGCACCGGTTTAAAAACAGGGCTGGATTTATCGAAAATGAACCGGGATTTGCGGCCATCCGGGTTTTACGTCCTCTTGAATCAAACACATATATCATTCTAACGCTATGGCGGGATGAAAAATCCTTTAAGAACTGGCAGAACTCCAAAGCATATGAAAAAGCACATGAAAAGCGCGGGACGGAGAGCGGCATTGATAAGACACCGAATATTTTTTCCAGTCCTTCATATGTGACCCAATATTATATCCCTGAAGAAGAGTAA
- a CDS encoding response regulator transcription factor: MIRVAVVDDHEMVRRGIISYLATETGIEVIGEAGSGNEAVKLVLKERPEIVLMDLLMDNGNGIEATRQILKSYSECKVIIITSFYDDEQIFPAIEAGAFSYMLKTANAAEVVNAIKKAAQGEPVIESKVAGKMVSRFREKEKKPHDDLTEREFDVLLCIGEGMTNQEISEELFIGIKTVKTHVSNILSKLGVTDRTQAAVYANRNGIIKKQAKKG; this comes from the coding sequence ATGATCAGGGTAGCAGTTGTGGATGACCATGAAATGGTAAGAAGGGGAATTATTTCTTATTTGGCAACTGAAACTGGCATAGAGGTCATTGGGGAAGCAGGCAGTGGAAATGAAGCTGTAAAGCTAGTGCTCAAAGAACGGCCGGAAATCGTTTTGATGGATCTCCTGATGGATAATGGGAACGGAATTGAAGCGACAAGGCAGATTTTAAAAAGCTATTCTGAGTGCAAGGTTATTATCATAACCAGCTTTTACGATGATGAACAGATTTTTCCGGCCATTGAAGCGGGTGCCTTCAGCTATATGCTGAAAACGGCAAATGCTGCCGAAGTTGTGAATGCAATTAAGAAAGCTGCACAGGGGGAGCCTGTCATTGAATCCAAGGTTGCTGGGAAAATGGTAAGCCGTTTCAGAGAAAAAGAAAAAAAGCCTCATGATGATTTAACTGAAAGAGAGTTTGATGTCCTGCTCTGCATTGGGGAAGGGATGACAAACCAGGAAATCAGTGAAGAATTGTTCATTGGCATCAAAACCGTCAAAACACACGTTAGCAATATCCTCAGTAAACTGGGCGTTACTGACCGTACACAAGCAGCCGTGTATGCCAACCGAAATGGAATCATAAAAAAACAGGCGAAAAAAGGATGA
- a CDS encoding sensor histidine kinase, with the protein MKKSGIRYWFVQSFVMMAIISSLIYFVGLQVYLFYYSESPLTITSTFWLFLYVLTVLLLTGAYFGLKGSYLIKGRLGDILLFVSTLRSGKYADRMESYEKDEIGLISDELNQLAENIQEQVFSMQRLADEKSALAQTAHSAAVMEERQRLARDLHDVVSQQLFALSMMSSAALRVFDLDSDKAREQLSEISEIAAKAQGEMRALLLHLRPVQLSNDRLCDGIIKLIQELKAKTNIEFHASIDEIENLSKAAEEHIFRIVQEALSNVLRHADAGKIKVTLTEEEDYIYLFIADNGKGFNPHIERITSYGLKTMRERCEEVGGIFKIRSRENDGTYIDIKIPAKGGRLK; encoded by the coding sequence ATGAAAAAAAGCGGAATCAGGTATTGGTTTGTGCAGAGCTTTGTTATGATGGCAATTATAAGTTCATTAATCTATTTTGTCGGATTGCAGGTCTATCTATTTTATTATTCTGAATCGCCATTGACTATAACAAGCACCTTCTGGCTGTTTTTGTATGTTTTAACGGTATTACTGCTTACGGGTGCCTATTTTGGGCTCAAGGGCAGCTACTTAATAAAAGGGCGGCTCGGTGATATTTTATTATTTGTTTCGACCTTAAGGAGCGGAAAGTATGCTGATCGGATGGAATCTTATGAAAAAGATGAAATAGGATTAATATCAGATGAACTGAATCAGCTGGCCGAAAATATTCAGGAGCAGGTTTTTTCCATGCAGAGGCTTGCTGATGAAAAGTCTGCATTGGCACAAACAGCCCATTCAGCAGCTGTAATGGAAGAAAGACAGCGCCTGGCCAGGGATCTCCATGATGTAGTGAGCCAGCAGCTTTTCGCATTAAGTATGATGTCTTCAGCAGCCCTGAGAGTTTTTGATTTGGATAGTGATAAAGCGAGAGAGCAGTTAAGTGAAATCTCTGAAATCGCTGCGAAAGCCCAGGGGGAAATGAGGGCGCTTCTCCTCCATCTTAGGCCTGTGCAGCTGAGTAATGACAGACTCTGTGATGGTATTATTAAGCTGATACAGGAGTTAAAGGCAAAGACAAACATCGAATTTCATGCAAGCATTGATGAGATTGAGAACCTTTCCAAAGCAGCGGAAGAGCATATATTCCGGATTGTCCAGGAGGCTTTATCTAATGTGCTCCGCCATGCGGATGCAGGAAAGATAAAAGTAACCCTAACGGAAGAGGAAGATTACATCTATCTTTTTATTGCAGATAACGGGAAAGGGTTTAATCCTCATATAGAGAGAATCACTTCTTACGGGCTGAAGACAATGAGGGAACGCTGTGAGGAGGTTGGCGGAATATTCAAAATACGATCCAGGGAAAACGATGGAACTTATATAGATATTAAAATTCCGGCAAAAGGGGGGAGGCTGAAATGA
- the liaF gene encoding cell wall-active antibiotics response protein LiaF yields the protein MRYRSVNQIIFAITLSAVGVLLLLMNIGVISLEIKEVFVVIYPFILMAAGCHYLLSYILKKSRSGMFPGLFLIVFSFLLILDRLGEIEFSFMEFWKLWPLFLIFIGINILLKKDRLKIHFEQDFPADIYGKDKGAAEKKVINISKYESPQPLKNIRGFSIGDVDFKQPNWSLEPMDLYTMIGDYFIDFSKAFIPEKETPVIVRGWIGDVKMIIPENIPVMIQSNINIGDIRIFDQKTGDINRCLHYKSPGYDEASRKLKIAVQVKIGSIRIDKV from the coding sequence ATGAGATACAGGTCAGTTAATCAAATAATATTCGCGATAACTTTATCAGCTGTTGGAGTTTTACTTCTTCTTATGAACATAGGTGTCATTTCCTTGGAAATAAAAGAGGTATTTGTCGTAATTTACCCCTTTATCCTAATGGCTGCAGGGTGTCATTATCTGCTGTCATACATACTGAAGAAAAGCAGGAGCGGGATGTTTCCCGGGTTATTTCTAATCGTATTTTCATTCCTATTAATCCTTGATCGTCTCGGAGAAATTGAATTCAGTTTTATGGAATTCTGGAAACTCTGGCCACTGTTTCTTATTTTTATCGGCATTAATATTCTATTGAAAAAAGATCGTTTAAAGATACATTTTGAACAGGATTTTCCGGCAGATATTTACGGGAAAGATAAAGGTGCAGCGGAGAAAAAAGTTATTAATATCTCAAAATATGAAAGCCCTCAGCCGCTTAAAAATATAAGAGGCTTTTCAATTGGCGATGTGGATTTTAAACAGCCGAATTGGTCTCTCGAGCCAATGGATTTATATACAATGATCGGTGATTACTTTATTGATTTCAGCAAAGCTTTCATCCCGGAGAAAGAGACGCCTGTCATTGTGAGAGGGTGGATTGGAGATGTGAAAATGATCATCCCCGAAAACATTCCGGTGATGATCCAGTCAAATATTAATATAGGAGACATCCGCATTTTTGATCAAAAGACAGGTGACATCAACCGCTGTCTTCATTATAAGTCGCCTGGTTATGATGAAGCATCCAGAAAGCTGAAAATCGCTGTACAAGTAAAAATCGGATCCATTCGGATCGATAAAGTATAG
- a CDS encoding phosphatase PAP2 family protein: MLKSKWTYFFLAVSASIFLYFLVAVTNGQPLNFDRYLSKFFTGLFSKSTHPFFEAMDNMGSKIGVGIITLVFLALLWIKYRNYEAMAALVFGVAAGNEVNKWLKVAVGRPRPDQEHLVDVASLSFPSGHAMIGMILYTFIAYFIINELESESAKWITAIIAGIWIFLMGISRIVMGVHYPSDIAAGFAAGYIWVFISISLYVALKSMFRRNSYERESA; the protein is encoded by the coding sequence ATGCTTAAATCTAAATGGACCTATTTTTTCCTGGCTGTATCCGCATCAATTTTTCTTTATTTTCTTGTTGCCGTTACTAATGGACAACCTCTTAATTTTGACCGTTATTTGTCAAAATTCTTTACAGGATTATTTTCAAAAAGCACCCATCCATTTTTTGAAGCCATGGACAATATGGGGAGTAAAATCGGTGTAGGGATTATTACATTGGTTTTCTTAGCGCTGCTTTGGATCAAGTATAGGAATTATGAAGCGATGGCAGCTCTTGTTTTTGGTGTAGCAGCGGGAAATGAAGTAAATAAGTGGCTTAAAGTTGCTGTTGGAAGGCCGCGCCCTGATCAGGAGCATCTTGTTGATGTGGCGAGTCTCAGCTTTCCGAGCGGACACGCGATGATTGGGATGATTCTGTATACGTTCATTGCCTATTTTATCATTAACGAGCTGGAATCAGAGTCAGCCAAATGGATCACGGCCATTATAGCTGGCATTTGGATTTTTCTAATGGGGATCAGCAGGATTGTGATGGGTGTACATTATCCATCTGATATCGCAGCAGGATTTGCAGCAGGCTATATTTGGGTATTCATTTCAATTTCCCTTTACGTGGCATTAAAATCAATGTTCAGAAGGAATTCATATGAGCGGGAATCTGCATAA
- a CDS encoding M20 family metallopeptidase: MSDTLFKKLESYYDEMVSIRRYLHQNPEVSFKEEKTAHYIKTFYENLGIEVRSHVGGNGVVARIHGSKPGKTIAIRADFDALPIQDEKDVPYKSLVPGVMHACGHDGHTATLLVLAKALNELREELEGTYVMIHQHAEEYAPGGALSMIEDGCLEGVDAIFGTHLWASEPTGKIQYRVGPFMAAADRFEVTIQGKGGHGAQPHKTKDAIVTASQLVVNLQQIVSRKVNPIDSAVVTVGSFVADNAFNVIADKAKLIGTVRTFNEDVRTNIEAEIERIVKGTCYTADSGYEYRFHRGYPAVVNHKKETEYLAELAGEIDEVRWVEETDAEMGGEDFAYYLQHVKGTFFFTGARPENTSENYPHHHPKFDIDEKAMLIAAKTLGAAALNYHSFQQSKDSVEVG; the protein is encoded by the coding sequence ATGTCTGATACACTATTTAAAAAACTGGAAAGCTATTATGATGAAATGGTCTCCATCCGGCGCTATCTTCATCAGAACCCTGAAGTATCCTTTAAGGAAGAGAAGACTGCTCACTATATCAAAACCTTTTATGAAAATCTGGGGATAGAAGTCCGTAGTCATGTCGGGGGAAATGGAGTGGTTGCCAGGATTCATGGAAGCAAACCCGGAAAGACAATTGCTATAAGAGCTGATTTTGATGCACTTCCTATCCAGGATGAAAAGGATGTCCCGTATAAATCATTGGTCCCCGGGGTAATGCATGCTTGCGGACATGATGGACATACGGCAACTTTACTTGTACTGGCGAAGGCACTCAATGAACTTCGCGAGGAATTAGAAGGTACATATGTAATGATTCACCAGCATGCCGAGGAATATGCTCCAGGCGGAGCGTTATCGATGATTGAAGATGGCTGCCTTGAGGGTGTCGATGCCATTTTTGGAACTCACCTGTGGGCATCAGAACCAACAGGGAAAATTCAATATCGAGTTGGTCCATTTATGGCGGCAGCAGACAGGTTTGAAGTTACCATCCAAGGAAAAGGCGGGCACGGAGCACAGCCTCACAAAACGAAAGATGCGATCGTAACTGCCTCCCAGCTGGTTGTCAATCTACAGCAAATCGTCAGCAGAAAAGTAAATCCAATTGACTCTGCAGTTGTAACAGTTGGATCCTTCGTTGCTGATAACGCATTTAATGTAATTGCCGATAAAGCAAAATTGATCGGTACTGTCCGCACATTTAACGAAGACGTCCGCACTAATATCGAAGCGGAAATCGAGCGCATTGTCAAAGGAACATGCTACACAGCAGACAGCGGCTATGAGTATCGGTTCCATAGAGGCTACCCTGCTGTTGTGAATCATAAAAAAGAAACTGAATACCTGGCTGAACTGGCAGGGGAAATTGATGAAGTCAGATGGGTAGAAGAAACAGACGCTGAAATGGGCGGCGAAGATTTCGCATACTATTTGCAGCATGTGAAAGGCACCTTCTTCTTTACCGGGGCAAGACCTGAAAATACATCCGAAAATTACCCGCACCATCACCCCAAATTTGATATTGATGAAAAAGCCATGCTGATCGCAGCCAAAACACTGGGAGCAGCAGCCTTAAACTATCATAGCTTTCAGCAGAGCAAGGACTCTGTTGAAGTAGGTTAA
- a CDS encoding EcsC family protein — MKEYELKAYYEIEEWKRRINKRSSMLNRLSKKAQIKVNSIIPEKAHQIITDSIKNMVKATLIGSNALTKKKQSAGRSLEMMDHMLEEKISTYRKTAAVEGAGTGAGGILLGIADFPLLLSIKMKFLFESASIYGFDTNDYEERLFLLHVFQLAFSSDDKRKETLMLIEGWDDRKETLADMDWKAFQQEYRDYIDFVKMLQLVPGIGAAVGAYANYNLLDHLGETAKNAYRLRILKTAPRPD; from the coding sequence ATGAAGGAGTATGAATTAAAGGCATATTATGAAATTGAAGAATGGAAGAGACGGATCAACAAGCGCTCCAGTATGCTGAATCGCCTTTCCAAAAAAGCTCAGATAAAGGTAAATAGTATAATACCTGAAAAAGCTCATCAAATTATTACAGACAGCATTAAGAATATGGTTAAGGCAACTTTGATTGGATCGAATGCACTCACCAAAAAAAAACAATCTGCCGGCCGCAGCCTGGAAATGATGGATCACATGCTGGAAGAGAAGATTTCGACATATCGCAAAACAGCTGCTGTCGAAGGTGCCGGAACCGGGGCAGGGGGAATACTCCTTGGCATTGCTGATTTTCCCTTGCTGCTGAGCATTAAGATGAAATTTCTTTTTGAATCTGCCTCCATATATGGATTTGATACAAATGATTATGAGGAGCGCCTGTTTCTCCTCCACGTTTTTCAGCTTGCATTTTCCAGTGATGATAAAAGGAAAGAAACGCTAATGCTGATTGAAGGATGGGATGACCGGAAAGAAACACTGGCTGACATGGACTGGAAGGCATTTCAGCAGGAATACCGGGATTATATCGACTTTGTTAAAATGCTCCAGCTGGTGCCGGGAATAGGTGCTGCTGTCGGGGCGTATGCGAACTATAATTTGCTTGACCACTTAGGTGAAACCGCTAAAAATGCTTACCGTCTGCGGATATTGAAAACAGCCCCAAGGCCTGATTAG